A single genomic interval of Bacillota bacterium harbors:
- a CDS encoding membrane dipeptidase, whose amino-acid sequence MRTNIDTGGSGLKQKRYSGYRSFQYLEPGVDYRAFRLAKEIGRVPTYEVPVTEEQERRVQRLLEENTVVSAHDHAFLVPEDVTEIFEYRRHGRDWTGYEGLSVSGIDVLVENFMDGTAVITSRAGWKWTDILHDIGMRFSDIAHQGMVFVAQTVADLYRARPEGRIALVPSLEAATAIENEVDRVDVLYGLGIRAMGITYSESNALGSGLREARDGGLTAFGRQVVRRMNRLGMTIDVAHCGDRTALDVIEASEKPVLISHVGARALWNTNRMKPDEVLKACAEKGGVIGIEAAPHTTLTRNHREHSIDSVMEHFEYIANLVGIDHVAFGPDTLFGDHVGLHHAFANQLSIDQTHSGESFQEVAYVRGLENPAECFPNITRWLVSHGYSDEEIAKVIGRNVLRVFEETWAR is encoded by the coding sequence ATGCGAACCAACATCGACACAGGGGGGAGCGGGTTGAAGCAAAAACGGTACTCCGGCTACAGGTCCTTCCAGTATCTGGAGCCCGGTGTCGACTATCGCGCGTTCAGGCTTGCGAAGGAGATCGGGCGGGTCCCCACCTACGAGGTGCCGGTGACGGAGGAGCAGGAGCGCCGGGTGCAGCGCCTGCTGGAGGAGAACACCGTCGTCTCCGCGCACGACCACGCCTTCCTCGTGCCGGAGGACGTGACGGAGATCTTCGAGTACCGGAGGCACGGCCGGGACTGGACCGGCTACGAGGGGCTGAGCGTCTCCGGGATCGACGTGCTCGTCGAGAACTTCATGGACGGCACCGCGGTCATCACGTCGCGCGCCGGATGGAAGTGGACGGACATCCTCCACGACATCGGCATGCGCTTCAGCGACATCGCCCACCAGGGCATGGTCTTCGTCGCGCAGACGGTGGCGGACCTCTACCGCGCGCGGCCGGAGGGGCGGATCGCCCTGGTCCCTTCGCTGGAGGCGGCCACGGCGATCGAGAACGAGGTCGACCGCGTCGACGTGCTCTACGGCCTGGGCATCCGCGCCATGGGCATCACCTACTCGGAATCCAACGCGCTGGGTTCCGGGCTCCGCGAGGCGCGGGACGGAGGGCTCACGGCCTTCGGCCGCCAGGTCGTGCGGCGCATGAACCGGCTCGGGATGACCATCGACGTGGCCCACTGCGGCGACCGGACGGCGCTGGACGTCATCGAGGCCAGCGAGAAGCCGGTGCTGATCAGCCACGTCGGCGCCCGGGCGCTCTGGAACACCAACCGGATGAAGCCCGACGAGGTGCTCAAAGCCTGCGCGGAGAAGGGCGGCGTGATCGGGATCGAGGCCGCGCCCCACACGACCCTGACGCGGAACCACCGCGAGCATTCCATCGACTCCGTCATGGAGCATTTCGAGTACATCGCCAACCTGGTCGGAATCGACCACGTGGCCTTCGGTCCGGACACGCTCTTCGGCGACCACGTCGGCCTCCACCATGCGTTCGCCAACCAGCTGTCCATCGATCAGACGCACTCGGGCGAGTCCTTCCAGGAAGTCGCCTACGTCCGGGGGCTGGAGAACCCCGCGGAGTGCTTCCCCAACATCACGCGCTGGCTGGTCAGCCACGGCTATTCGGACGAGGAGATCGCGAAGGTGATCGGGCGGAACGTGCTGCGCGTCTTCGAGGAGACCTGGGCTCGTTGA
- a CDS encoding GNAT family N-acetyltransferase: protein MTVRLRPATPEDADGFAPLLLLSAEEFLPAVFGPSTAPLLTRLFREAGNLFSFRHVRFAEAGGRLLGLTLAYSADEERRERLRTGWLLMLGLGGGFLARLGPLLSAQGLVAAVRPGEHYLSNIAVSPAARGQGVGSLLLAALEQEARAAGSRALVLDVETANHGAIRLYRRHGFVVERTTAPRRLGPQSFRFHRMRKELR, encoded by the coding sequence GTGACGGTACGGCTCCGACCTGCCACGCCGGAGGACGCCGACGGGTTCGCGCCACTGCTGCTCCTCTCCGCGGAGGAGTTCCTGCCCGCCGTCTTCGGCCCGTCCACGGCTCCGCTCCTGACCCGGCTCTTCCGCGAGGCCGGCAACCTCTTCAGCTTCCGCCACGTCCGCTTCGCCGAGGCCGGCGGCCGCCTCCTGGGCCTGACCCTGGCCTACTCCGCCGACGAGGAGCGGCGCGAGCGGCTGCGCACCGGCTGGCTCCTGATGCTTGGCCTGGGCGGGGGCTTCCTGGCGCGGCTGGGGCCGCTCCTGAGCGCGCAGGGCCTGGTGGCCGCCGTCCGCCCGGGCGAACACTACCTGAGCAACATCGCCGTCTCGCCTGCGGCGCGCGGGCAGGGGGTGGGGAGCCTCCTCCTCGCCGCCCTGGAGCAGGAAGCCCGCGCCGCGGGCAGCCGGGCGCTGGTCCTGGACGTGGAGACGGCGAACCATGGGGCCATCCGCCTCTACCGGCGTCACGGCTTCGTCGTGGAACGGACGACGGCCCCCCGCCGGCTCGGCCCGCAGAGCTTCCGGTTCCACCGCATGCGCAAGGAGCTCAGGTAG